The following is a genomic window from Actinomadura sp. WMMB 499.
TCGATGAGTTGATCGGCGGTTGCGTGTCGCAAGCGCTCCACCTGGAGATGCGCGACACCTATGTGCCTTCCGATCCCTCCTTCATCGCGTTCACCGGTGGTCCGGCCTATGACCGCACGGACCGCGAGCGTCGCTGGCATGCGCTGATCGCCCCGGCGGTCGCGCGGGGGGTGAGCGTGCGACGGGCGAGAATCGTCTCGGAGCCCGTGACGCCGTACATCCGCTTCGAGCATGCGGTGACGGAGTCGATGAATCTCGCGGCCGGCGAACAGGTCCGCTGGCTGCCGAGGCGGAACGCGTCCGATCTCGCTCTGCCCGGCAACGACTTCTGGCTTTTCGACGAGCGCCTGATCCGTTTCCATCACTTCGGCGGTGACGGCGAGCACATCGTGGACGAGCTGACCGACGAGCCGGCGGTCATCGAGCTGTGCGCGTCGGCCTTCGCCGCGGTGTGG
Proteins encoded in this region:
- a CDS encoding DUF6879 family protein; protein product: MRTLELTDFDELIGGCVSQALHLEMRDTYVPSDPSFIAFTGGPAYDRTDRERRWHALIAPAVARGVSVRRARIVSEPVTPYIRFEHAVTESMNLAAGEQVRWLPRRNASDLALPGNDFWLFDERLIRFHHFGGDGEHIVDELTDEPAVIELCASAFAAVWQRAVDHREYELS